A single window of Synechococcus sp. CBW1004 DNA harbors:
- the ffh gene encoding signal recognition particle protein produces the protein MFDELSQRFEDAVKSLRGQASISETNVEGALKEVRRALLEADVSLPVVKEFVEEVRRKAVGTEVVRGISPDQKFIQVVHEQLVDTMGGENAPLAAGGKAGEPSVVLMAGLQGAGKTTATAKLGLHLKEKGRKALLVAADVYRPAAIDQLQTLGRQIGVEVFSLGAEAKPEDIAAAGVEKAKAEGFDTVLVDTAGRLQIDRSMMEEMVRIREAVQPDEVLLVVDAMIGQEAAELTRAFHEQVGLTGAVLTKLDGDSRGGAALSIRKVSGAPIKFIGTGEKVEALQPFHPERMASRILGMGDVLTLVEKAQKEVELADVEQMQRKLQEASFDFSDFVKQMRLIKRMGSLGGLMKMIPGMNKIDDGMLKQGEEQLKKIEAMIGSMTEAERRDPDLLAANPSRRRRIASGSGHTPAEVDKVLQNFQQMRGFMRQMSRGGGLPGMGMPGMGGMPGMGGFPGMGGGMPGMPGMGAPAGRGGGAPRPPKPRKNRKGFGDL, from the coding sequence ATGTTCGACGAGCTTTCCCAGCGGTTTGAAGATGCCGTCAAGAGTCTGCGGGGACAGGCGTCGATCTCGGAGACGAATGTCGAGGGGGCGCTGAAGGAGGTGCGTCGCGCCCTGCTGGAGGCGGACGTCAGCCTGCCGGTGGTGAAGGAGTTCGTCGAGGAGGTGCGCCGCAAGGCCGTGGGCACGGAGGTGGTGCGCGGCATCAGCCCCGACCAGAAGTTCATCCAGGTGGTGCATGAGCAGCTGGTGGACACCATGGGCGGTGAGAACGCGCCCCTGGCCGCCGGCGGCAAGGCGGGCGAGCCCTCGGTGGTGCTGATGGCGGGCCTGCAGGGGGCGGGCAAGACCACCGCCACCGCCAAGCTCGGCCTGCATCTCAAGGAGAAGGGCCGCAAGGCCCTGCTGGTGGCGGCCGACGTCTACCGGCCGGCGGCGATCGATCAGCTGCAGACGCTGGGTCGTCAGATCGGTGTGGAGGTGTTCAGCCTCGGCGCCGAGGCGAAACCGGAGGACATCGCTGCCGCCGGTGTGGAAAAGGCGAAGGCCGAGGGCTTCGACACGGTGCTGGTCGACACGGCGGGTCGCCTGCAGATCGACCGGTCGATGATGGAGGAGATGGTGCGCATCCGCGAGGCGGTGCAGCCCGATGAGGTGCTGCTGGTCGTCGACGCGATGATCGGCCAGGAGGCAGCTGAGCTCACGCGCGCCTTCCATGAGCAGGTGGGGCTCACCGGGGCGGTGCTCACCAAGCTCGACGGCGATTCGCGGGGTGGTGCCGCCCTGTCGATCCGCAAGGTGAGCGGTGCGCCGATCAAGTTCATCGGCACCGGCGAGAAGGTGGAGGCGCTGCAGCCGTTCCATCCGGAGCGGATGGCGAGCCGCATCCTCGGGATGGGCGATGTGCTGACGCTGGTGGAGAAGGCCCAGAAGGAGGTGGAGCTGGCGGATGTGGAGCAGATGCAGCGCAAGCTGCAGGAAGCCAGCTTCGACTTCTCCGATTTCGTCAAACAGATGCGCCTGATCAAGCGCATGGGCTCCCTGGGCGGCCTGATGAAGATGATCCCGGGGATGAACAAGATCGACGACGGCATGCTCAAGCAGGGCGAGGAGCAGCTGAAGAAGATCGAGGCGATGATCGGCTCGATGACGGAAGCCGAGCGCCGCGACCCTGACCTGCTGGCCGCCAATCCCTCCCGCCGGCGCCGCATTGCCAGCGGCAGTGGTCACACCCCGGCGGAGGTGGACAAGGTGCTGCAGAACTTTCAGCAGATGCGCGGCTTCATGCGCCAGATGAGCCGCGGCGGCGGCCTGCCCGGAATGGGGATGCCTGGCATGGGGGGGATGCCGGGGATGGGCGGCTTCCCGGGCATGGGCGGCGGTATGCCGGGAATGCCCGGGATGGGGGCGCCTGCGGGGCGTGGCGGCGGTGCGCCGCGCCCGCCGAAGCCCAGGAAGAACCGCAAGGGCTTCGGCGATCTGTGA
- the pdhA gene encoding pyruvate dehydrogenase (acetyl-transferring) E1 component subunit alpha, giving the protein MTQDLTATPASAVLPGSSAGSSAIPSEAGSHALRHQSLYPAVTPSVSREEGLMLYRDMVLGRRFEDKCAEMYYRGKMFGFVHLYNGQEAVSTGVIKAMRAQHDWFCSTYRDHVHALSCGVPAREVMSELFGKETGCSKGRGGSMHLFSREHHLLGGYAFIGEGIPVALGAAFTSRYKRDALGDSSSDAVTAAFFGDGTCNIGQFYECLNMAALWKLPILFVVENNRWAIGMDHNRATSDPEIWRKAAAFGMAGEEVDGMDVLAVRAAAQRAIERARAGEGPTLLECLTYRFRGHSLADPDELRAAEEKEFWAKRDPIKQLAARLTADGLASEAELKEIDREIDAVIADCVDFALAAPEPDASELTRYIWAED; this is encoded by the coding sequence ATGACCCAGGACCTGACTGCCACGCCCGCCTCCGCCGTGCTTCCCGGATCCAGCGCCGGCAGCAGCGCGATTCCCAGCGAGGCCGGCAGTCATGCCCTGCGCCATCAGAGCCTCTACCCCGCCGTCACCCCATCGGTGAGCCGCGAGGAAGGGCTGATGCTCTACCGCGACATGGTGCTGGGGCGCCGGTTCGAGGACAAATGCGCCGAGATGTACTACCGGGGCAAGATGTTCGGCTTCGTGCACCTGTACAACGGTCAGGAGGCTGTCAGCACCGGCGTGATCAAGGCGATGCGCGCCCAGCACGACTGGTTCTGCAGCACCTATCGCGATCACGTGCATGCCCTCAGCTGCGGCGTGCCGGCGCGTGAGGTGATGAGCGAGCTGTTCGGCAAGGAGACCGGCTGCAGCAAGGGTCGCGGCGGCTCGATGCACCTCTTCTCCCGCGAGCATCACCTGCTGGGTGGCTACGCCTTCATCGGTGAGGGGATCCCTGTGGCCCTCGGCGCGGCCTTCACCAGCCGCTACAAGCGCGACGCCCTCGGAGACAGCTCGAGCGACGCGGTGACCGCTGCCTTCTTCGGCGATGGCACCTGCAACATCGGCCAGTTCTATGAATGCCTGAACATGGCGGCCCTCTGGAAGCTGCCGATCCTGTTCGTGGTGGAGAACAACCGCTGGGCGATCGGGATGGACCACAACCGCGCCACCAGCGACCCGGAGATCTGGCGCAAGGCGGCCGCCTTCGGCATGGCCGGTGAGGAGGTGGACGGCATGGATGTGCTGGCGGTGCGTGCCGCGGCCCAGCGCGCGATCGAGCGCGCCCGCGCCGGGGAGGGTCCGACGCTGCTCGAGTGCCTCACCTACCGCTTCCGCGGCCACTCCCTTGCCGACCCCGATGAACTGCGGGCCGCCGAGGAGAAGGAGTTCTGGGCCAAGCGCGATCCGATCAAGCAGCTGGCCGCACGGCTCACCGCCGACGGCCTGGCCAGCGAGGCCGAGCTCAAGGAGATCGACCGCGAGATCGATGCCGTCATCGCCGACTGCGTCGACTTCGCCCTGGCGGCCCCCGAGCCCGACGCCTCCGAGCTCACCCGCTACATCTGGGCTGAAGACTGA
- a CDS encoding sigma-70 family RNA polymerase sigma factor yields MTVSTVRSGGASTRRTSDSMTWYLASIGREPLLTPAEEIELGNQVQAMMRLVESDRSDFSALERKIIKIGRRSKERMMKANLRLVVSVAKKYQGKGLELLDLIQEGSLGLERAVEKFDPTRGYKFSTYAFWWIRQSMTRAIACQSRTIRLPVHLSERLATVRKVSLELAHKLGAMPSRQEIAEAIGMPVQELDALLRQALTTSSLDAPINADEGRSFLGDLIADNSSEEPLDQVERGMHQEQLGRWLDHLTDQEREVLGLRFGLDGRERHTLAEIGRQLDVSRERVRQVELKALRKLRNLTRRTP; encoded by the coding sequence ATGACTGTCTCCACCGTCAGGTCGGGCGGCGCCTCGACCCGCAGGACCAGCGATTCGATGACCTGGTATCTGGCCTCGATCGGCCGGGAACCGCTGCTGACACCTGCTGAAGAGATCGAGCTGGGTAACCAGGTGCAGGCGATGATGCGCCTGGTGGAGTCAGATCGCAGCGATTTCTCTGCTCTGGAACGCAAGATCATCAAGATCGGCCGCCGCTCCAAGGAGCGGATGATGAAGGCCAATCTGCGTCTTGTTGTCAGTGTTGCCAAGAAATATCAGGGCAAGGGACTGGAGCTGCTCGATCTGATTCAGGAAGGATCGCTCGGCCTCGAGCGGGCGGTGGAGAAGTTCGATCCCACCCGCGGCTACAAGTTCTCCACCTATGCCTTCTGGTGGATCCGCCAGAGCATGACCCGCGCGATCGCCTGCCAGTCGCGCACGATCCGCCTGCCGGTGCATCTCAGCGAGCGCCTCGCCACGGTGCGCAAGGTCAGCCTTGAGCTGGCCCACAAGCTCGGGGCGATGCCCAGCCGTCAGGAGATCGCCGAGGCGATCGGCATGCCGGTTCAGGAGCTTGATGCGCTGCTGCGTCAGGCCCTTACCACCTCCAGCCTCGACGCCCCGATCAACGCTGATGAGGGCCGCAGTTTCCTGGGCGATCTGATCGCTGACAACAGCAGCGAAGAGCCGCTCGATCAGGTGGAGCGCGGCATGCACCAGGAGCAGCTGGGCCGCTGGCTCGACCATCTCACCGATCAGGAGCGGGAGGTGCTGGGTCTGCGTTTCGGCCTGGATGGGCGTGAGCGCCACACCCTGGCCGAGATCGGCCGCCAGCTGGATGTGTCGCGCGAGCGGGTGCGTCAGGTGGAACTCAAGGCCCTGCGCAAGCTGCGCAACCTCACCCGTCGCACGCCCTGA
- a CDS encoding IMS domain-containing protein → MDLPIDHFRLLGVSPASDAQTVLRTLDQRLDRVPDQGFTTETLQARARLLHESADLLSDGERRRTYEAELTALAGGPNAVPALDVPGSLEVAGLLLLLEAGQAQEAFELACRALQPPQAPALGSSREADLSLLAGLACRAAAEESRSRRHFEAAARQLQQGLQLLQRMGQLPDLRQRLVRDLDALSPFLVLDLLSRELTAVEKRGEGLELLEQLVQRRGGLEGDLDPSFSSAEFQMFFKQIRSFLTVQEQVDLFSRWAEAGSEAADFLSSIALTASGFAQRKPERIAAARERLQASGRSGIEPLLANLHLLLGEVDIALATFDAGAGPELRDWVEHQSREPLAQLCAYCRDWLANDVLPGYRDLESDPDLDAYFADRDVIAWVEREDRRSGRHYAPPAPEPLQPLAFGSSAGAASGAFTSLGSGGFDWSSPFSTSLTTAASLSGGGSGATATGNLPPLAPFPELGPYGEEEDDLEDEAEVPIRWRLPGLAWLNERVRGTEEPGLEPGGDGLAQRLRALRPPSWRPTTWPLSLRVAGVVALGVAAGLAAVALRPRAPQPPARGAVPLPVQPAPGAVTPRPGVVSTPASKPTSGAGAALSGAPTAAPPATAAAASLAPLTTADPTDAELRRLLESWLKAKADVLAGEPLPSGLDQIARSGPIERLNEERRDDVAAGENQKIVVDVEDISVVERSDGRLAVRARLRYRDERRDSSGRVVETTPPMTLRNVYVFGRDGERWRLAATRSGG, encoded by the coding sequence TTGGACCTCCCGATCGACCATTTCCGACTGCTCGGCGTCAGCCCGGCCAGCGATGCCCAGACGGTGCTGCGCACCCTGGATCAGCGTCTGGATCGGGTGCCCGACCAGGGTTTCACCACCGAGACCCTGCAGGCTCGGGCCCGGCTGCTGCACGAGAGCGCCGATCTGCTCAGCGATGGCGAGCGACGACGGACCTATGAAGCCGAGCTCACCGCCCTGGCCGGCGGTCCGAATGCCGTGCCGGCGCTCGATGTTCCCGGTTCCCTGGAGGTGGCCGGGCTGCTGCTGCTGCTGGAGGCCGGCCAGGCCCAGGAGGCCTTCGAGCTGGCCTGTCGCGCCCTGCAGCCCCCCCAGGCCCCGGCCCTGGGCAGCAGCCGCGAGGCCGACCTGAGCCTTCTCGCCGGCCTGGCCTGCCGCGCCGCCGCTGAGGAGAGCCGCAGCCGCCGTCACTTCGAGGCCGCCGCCCGCCAGTTGCAGCAGGGATTGCAGCTGCTGCAGCGGATGGGCCAGCTGCCGGACCTGCGTCAGCGTCTGGTGCGCGATCTCGATGCGCTCTCTCCTTTCCTGGTGCTCGATCTGCTCAGCCGCGAGCTGACCGCCGTGGAGAAGCGCGGTGAGGGCCTGGAGCTGCTCGAACAGCTCGTGCAGCGCCGCGGCGGCCTGGAGGGGGATCTGGATCCCAGCTTCAGCAGCGCGGAGTTCCAGATGTTCTTCAAGCAGATCCGCAGCTTCCTGACGGTGCAGGAACAGGTGGATCTGTTCAGCCGCTGGGCGGAGGCCGGTTCGGAGGCGGCGGATTTCCTCAGCAGCATCGCCCTCACCGCCTCCGGCTTCGCCCAGCGCAAGCCCGAGCGGATCGCCGCCGCCCGCGAACGCCTGCAGGCCAGTGGCCGCAGCGGCATCGAACCGTTGCTCGCCAACCTGCACCTGCTCCTCGGGGAGGTGGACATCGCCCTGGCGACCTTCGACGCCGGGGCCGGCCCGGAGCTGCGCGACTGGGTCGAGCACCAGAGCCGCGAGCCGCTGGCGCAGCTGTGCGCCTACTGCCGGGACTGGCTCGCCAATGACGTGCTGCCCGGCTATCGGGATCTGGAGAGCGATCCCGATCTCGACGCCTACTTCGCCGACCGCGACGTGATCGCCTGGGTGGAGCGTGAGGACCGTCGCAGCGGCCGCCACTACGCCCCGCCCGCCCCAGAACCGCTTCAGCCCCTGGCCTTCGGCTCCTCCGCAGGCGCCGCGAGCGGGGCGTTCACCTCCCTGGGCTCCGGCGGCTTCGACTGGTCCTCGCCGTTCTCCACGTCTCTGACCACCGCCGCGTCCCTGTCGGGCGGTGGCAGTGGCGCCACTGCCACCGGCAATCTGCCTCCCCTCGCTCCGTTCCCCGAGCTCGGCCCCTATGGCGAGGAGGAGGACGACCTCGAGGACGAGGCCGAGGTGCCGATCCGCTGGCGTCTGCCTGGCCTGGCGTGGCTGAACGAACGCGTGCGCGGCACGGAGGAGCCAGGCCTCGAGCCCGGCGGCGATGGCCTGGCTCAACGTCTTCGGGCCCTGCGGCCTCCCTCCTGGCGACCGACCACCTGGCCCCTGTCGCTGCGGGTGGCGGGCGTGGTGGCCCTTGGCGTGGCAGCGGGCCTGGCCGCCGTGGCGCTTCGCCCCCGCGCGCCCCAGCCGCCGGCCCGCGGTGCCGTGCCCCTGCCGGTGCAGCCGGCCCCCGGAGCCGTGACACCCCGTCCCGGAGTGGTCTCCACTCCCGCCTCGAAGCCGACCAGCGGCGCCGGCGCGGCCCTTTCCGGTGCTCCGACGGCGGCGCCACCCGCCACGGCGGCTGCCGCTTCCCTGGCCCCGCTCACCACGGCCGATCCGACCGATGCCGAGCTCAGGCGACTGCTGGAGAGCTGGCTGAAGGCGAAGGCGGATGTGCTCGCCGGCGAGCCGTTGCCGTCCGGGCTCGACCAGATCGCCCGCAGCGGCCCGATCGAGCGCCTGAACGAGGAGCGCCGCGACGATGTCGCCGCTGGAGAGAACCAGAAGATCGTTGTGGATGTCGAGGACATCAGCGTCGTCGAGCGCAGCGATGGTCGCCTGGCGGTGCGTGCCCGCCTCCGCTACCGCGACGAACGGCGTGACAGCAGCGGCCGGGTGGTGGAGACGACGCCTCCGATGACCCTGCGCAATGTGTATGTGTTCGGGCGCGATGGAGAGCGCTGGCGCCTGGCCGCCACCCGCAGCGGCGGTTGA
- a CDS encoding PhoH family protein, producing MPLRREPLAVEASSGSPVAGSPAAGGDTVVLALPHQQAALALASDGESQLRRLEALTGTRLVLRGLDLHVQGRPAQQERVLALLELLRPLWQAGEPIGPVDLQTALHALDQGQSESYGALHQQVLATSARGRALRPRTLGQKRFVDAMERHDLTLAIGPAGTGKTFLATVQAVRLLQERRIERLILTRPAVEAGERLGFLPGDLQQKVDPYLRPLYDALHTLLGRERTEALQEKGVIEVAPLAYMRGRTLADAFVILDEAQNTSCAQMRMVLTRLGENSRMVVTGDVTQIDLPPGQLSGLVEAEQVLAGVEGVAICRFGEADVVRHPLVQRLVKAYARRDGSGGAAARSGDPNRRGSPNPATAGRM from the coding sequence ATGCCGCTCCGGCGCGAGCCGTTGGCAGTCGAGGCCTCCTCCGGCTCGCCCGTCGCCGGATCTCCTGCGGCCGGCGGTGACACGGTGGTCCTGGCTCTGCCCCATCAGCAGGCGGCCCTGGCCCTGGCCAGCGATGGGGAGTCGCAACTGCGGCGCCTCGAGGCACTCACCGGCACCCGCCTGGTGCTGCGCGGCCTCGATCTGCATGTGCAGGGACGACCGGCGCAACAGGAGCGCGTCCTGGCACTTCTTGAGCTGCTGCGGCCGCTGTGGCAGGCAGGGGAGCCGATCGGGCCGGTGGATCTGCAGACGGCCCTGCATGCCCTCGATCAGGGGCAGAGCGAGAGCTATGGCGCCCTGCATCAGCAGGTGCTCGCCACCAGCGCCCGCGGCCGCGCCCTGCGGCCCCGCACCCTCGGCCAGAAGCGGTTCGTGGACGCGATGGAACGCCATGACCTGACCCTGGCGATCGGCCCGGCGGGCACCGGCAAGACCTTCCTGGCGACGGTGCAGGCGGTGCGGCTGCTCCAGGAGCGCCGCATCGAGCGGTTGATCCTCACCCGTCCCGCGGTGGAGGCGGGGGAGCGGCTGGGGTTTCTTCCGGGCGATCTGCAGCAGAAGGTGGATCCCTACCTCCGGCCTCTTTATGACGCCCTGCACACGCTGCTGGGCCGCGAGCGCACCGAGGCGCTGCAGGAGAAGGGGGTGATCGAGGTGGCGCCGCTGGCCTACATGCGCGGCCGCACTCTGGCCGATGCCTTCGTGATCCTCGATGAGGCCCAGAACACCAGCTGCGCCCAGATGCGCATGGTGCTGACGCGGCTGGGTGAGAACTCGCGCATGGTGGTGACGGGTGATGTCACCCAGATCGACCTTCCGCCGGGCCAGCTCAGCGGCCTGGTGGAGGCGGAGCAGGTGCTGGCCGGAGTGGAGGGGGTGGCGATCTGCCGCTTCGGTGAGGCCGACGTGGTGCGCCATCCGCTGGTGCAGCGCCTGGTGAAGGCCTACGCCCGCCGCGACGGCAGCGGCGGCGCGGCGGCCAGATCGGGAGATCCGAACCGACGCGGCTCTCCCAACCCGGCCACGGCTGGCAGGATGTAG
- a CDS encoding NAD(P)H-hydrate epimerase: MPIRCSWLPPDADHLLVSGAQMAQLEQQLFESGLPVPALMEKAALALAERLRQRLRPAAQRPDPAQELLWPAEAGVLVLVGPGHNGGDGLVVARELHLAGLPVRIWSPFERHKSLTADHLRHALWLGIPRLAEPPDPADPALWLDALFGIGQRRPPGEPLETLLEERQRQRPGALVAVDGPTGLCADSGRLLGWGAATAALTWSIGLLKRGFLQDRALARVGRLERIDLGLPAALLAELPPTTPLCLCPGDAAAAPWPALDPAAAKYGRGRLLLVAGSRRYRGAAALSLAGASASGCGSLRAALPEELAGDLWLSQPHVVVEAALPSGAGGGLDLAALEHLDLVRLDAVLLGPGLGPADDPGQPGARARGDHSGEEAVWLRLQRFAGLLLLDADGLNRLAWRCRGEPLGAGAWLSARRGPTWITPHRGEFDRLFPQWSELEPLEAAANAAGASGAVVLLKGARSVVAAPDGRLWQVSQAAPESARAGLGDTLAGYAAGRGAMALAALGGPGASDARRTQPSEAEPAGIAAVGGDSEICRPAHPLDASLLAAVALEHAQAGRDCLRHHGPGGVTPEAVAAALAGRRVGA, translated from the coding sequence GTGCCCATCCGCTGCAGCTGGCTCCCACCGGATGCGGACCACCTGCTGGTGAGCGGTGCCCAGATGGCCCAGCTGGAGCAGCAGCTGTTCGAGAGCGGCCTGCCGGTGCCGGCGCTGATGGAGAAGGCGGCCCTGGCCCTGGCGGAGCGTCTGCGCCAGCGCCTGAGACCGGCGGCGCAGCGTCCGGATCCCGCTCAGGAGCTGCTCTGGCCGGCGGAGGCGGGGGTCCTGGTGCTGGTGGGGCCGGGCCATAACGGCGGCGATGGCCTGGTGGTGGCCCGCGAACTGCACCTGGCCGGGTTGCCGGTGCGGATCTGGAGCCCGTTCGAGCGCCACAAGTCGCTGACGGCCGATCACCTGCGCCATGCCCTGTGGCTCGGGATTCCTCGGTTGGCGGAGCCTCCCGATCCGGCCGATCCTGCTTTGTGGCTGGACGCCCTGTTCGGCATCGGCCAGAGGCGGCCCCCCGGCGAGCCGCTCGAGACCCTGCTGGAGGAGCGGCAACGCCAGCGGCCTGGGGCGCTGGTGGCGGTGGATGGCCCCACCGGTCTGTGCGCCGACAGCGGCCGTCTGCTGGGATGGGGTGCCGCCACCGCGGCCCTCACCTGGAGCATCGGCCTGCTCAAGCGTGGCTTCCTGCAGGACCGTGCCCTGGCGCGGGTGGGGCGGCTGGAGCGGATCGATCTGGGACTGCCGGCGGCCCTGCTCGCGGAGCTGCCGCCGACGACCCCTCTGTGCCTGTGCCCGGGCGATGCCGCTGCGGCGCCCTGGCCGGCCCTCGATCCGGCGGCGGCCAAGTACGGCCGGGGCCGGCTGCTGCTGGTGGCCGGCAGTCGCCGCTATCGCGGCGCCGCCGCCCTGAGCCTGGCGGGGGCGAGCGCCTCGGGCTGCGGCAGCCTGCGGGCGGCCCTGCCGGAGGAACTGGCGGGTGATCTGTGGCTGAGCCAGCCCCATGTGGTGGTGGAAGCTGCCCTCCCGAGCGGTGCCGGCGGCGGTCTGGATCTGGCGGCCCTGGAGCACCTGGATCTGGTGCGTCTCGATGCGGTGTTGCTCGGCCCCGGTCTGGGCCCCGCCGACGACCCCGGACAGCCGGGCGCCCGGGCCAGGGGCGACCACAGCGGCGAGGAGGCGGTGTGGCTGCGGCTGCAGCGGTTCGCGGGACTGCTGCTGCTCGACGCCGATGGACTCAACCGGCTGGCGTGGCGCTGCCGCGGCGAGCCGCTCGGCGCCGGCGCCTGGTTGTCCGCCCGTCGCGGACCCACCTGGATCACCCCCCACCGCGGCGAGTTCGACCGGCTCTTCCCGCAGTGGAGCGAACTGGAGCCGCTGGAGGCTGCCGCCAACGCCGCAGGGGCCAGTGGTGCGGTGGTGCTCCTCAAGGGGGCGCGCAGCGTGGTGGCGGCTCCCGATGGCCGGCTGTGGCAGGTGTCGCAGGCGGCTCCGGAGAGTGCCCGTGCCGGCCTGGGCGACACCCTGGCGGGGTATGCCGCCGGTCGCGGCGCCATGGCCCTCGCCGCCCTGGGCGGACCGGGTGCGAGTGATGCGCGCAGGACCCAGCCCTCAGAGGCTGAGCCCGCCGGGATCGCGGCGGTGGGGGGCGACTCTGAGATCTGCCGTCCCGCTCATCCTCTGGATGCCTCCCTGCTGGCGGCGGTGGCCCTGGAGCATGCGCAGGCCGGCCGCGACTGCCTGCGGCACCATGGCCCCGGTGGTGTCACGCCCGAGGCGGTGGCGGCTGCGCTGGCGGGACGAAGGGTCGGGGCCTGA
- a CDS encoding Bax inhibitor-1 family protein — translation MPASSNFQQAIQEAQRGALVGPNVVNKALPYVGGGMVLTAVGTFAGMTMLAAKTALFMPLFWVALIGNFILFFVAQNVALKGNNGTALPLLTAYSLITGFTLSGIVSYAAAVAGVGAIGTAVLATGITFVAASFMGRRMSDSVGQALSGVVGLGILGLVIAMLVQIVGGLFVPGFGMGGFELMIAGFGTVIFIGAAFVDFYTMPRTYSDDQYLAGALGMYLTYINLFIFILRLIIAIQGGGRRD, via the coding sequence ATGCCGGCCAGCAGCAATTTTCAGCAAGCGATTCAGGAGGCCCAGCGCGGCGCCCTGGTCGGCCCCAATGTGGTGAACAAGGCGCTGCCCTACGTGGGCGGCGGCATGGTGCTCACCGCTGTCGGCACCTTTGCCGGCATGACCATGCTGGCGGCGAAGACAGCCCTGTTCATGCCCCTGTTCTGGGTGGCCCTGATCGGGAACTTCATCCTGTTCTTCGTCGCCCAGAACGTGGCGCTGAAGGGCAACAACGGCACCGCCCTTCCGCTGCTGACCGCCTACAGCCTGATCACCGGCTTCACCCTCAGCGGCATCGTCAGCTACGCCGCCGCCGTCGCTGGTGTGGGGGCCATCGGGACGGCCGTGCTCGCCACCGGCATCACCTTCGTGGCGGCCTCGTTCATGGGCCGCCGCATGAGCGACAGCGTCGGTCAGGCCCTGAGCGGCGTGGTGGGACTGGGCATCCTCGGTCTGGTGATCGCGATGCTGGTGCAGATCGTCGGCGGCCTGTTCGTGCCCGGCTTCGGGATGGGCGGCTTCGAGTTGATGATCGCCGGCTTCGGCACCGTGATCTTCATCGGTGCAGCCTTCGTGGACTTCTATACGATGCCCCGCACCTACAGCGACGACCAGTACCTGGCTGGTGCTCTGGGGATGTATCTCACCTACATCAACCTGTTCATCTTCATCCTGCGTCTCATCATCGCCATCCAGGGAGGTGGCCGTCGCGACTGA
- the rpsP gene encoding 30S ribosomal protein S16 has protein sequence MIKLRLKRFGKKREASFRLVATNSTSRRDGRPLEELGFYNPRTKETRLNTEAIRARLSQGAQPTDTVRSLLEKGGLIEKTIRPAETVGKAKQAAAREAAAKEAAAKAAEEKAAAAAAAAEAAAAPQADADSSAS, from the coding sequence ATGATCAAGCTCCGCCTGAAGCGGTTCGGCAAGAAGCGGGAAGCGAGCTTCCGCCTCGTGGCCACCAACAGCACCTCCCGCCGTGATGGCCGTCCGCTCGAGGAGCTCGGGTTCTACAACCCCCGCACCAAGGAGACCCGCCTCAACACCGAGGCCATTCGGGCTCGCCTCAGCCAGGGTGCCCAGCCCACCGACACCGTGCGCTCCCTGCTCGAGAAGGGCGGCCTGATCGAGAAGACCATCCGTCCGGCTGAAACCGTCGGCAAGGCCAAACAGGCCGCCGCCCGCGAAGCCGCCGCCAAGGAGGCAGCCGCCAAGGCCGCTGAGGAGAAGGCCGCTGCTGCAGCTGCCGCCGCCGAAGCTGCCGCGGCCCCCCAAGCTGACGCTGACAGCAGCGCGTCCTGA